The sequence below is a genomic window from Deltaproteobacteria bacterium.
AAATCGACGGCGTTCTTGGATTTAAAGGGCGGCAAGAATTCGTCTACCTCGTGTTGTCCGGGTACGTCTACCAGCTCATACGTATGCGTATTTACAAATCCATCTAAGTTAACCATTACCGGAGTATATACCCGGTCATTTTCTGCTATGACATAGGCCTGAATGATCATATCTAAGGCTTCTTGTCCATTTTCTACATAAACCTGAATCCATCCTGTATCCCTCTGGGCCAGCGAATCTCTCTGGTCTCCAAATATATTCCACGGTGCCGCCAATGTCCGATTGGCATTCATCATTACGATGGGAAACCTGCTTCCGCTTACATAATGAAGCATCTCATGCATATACGCCAAACCTTGGGAAGAGGTGGCGGTAAACGCCCGAGCACCAACCAAAGATGCGCCCATGGCTGCGCACATGGCACTGTGCTCGCTTTCAACATGTATGTACTCACAGTCCATTAACTTATTGGCGACAAATTCTGATATACGTTCCACAACGATCGTCTGAGGAGTAATGGGATAGACAGGTATGACATGGGGTCGACATAATTTCGCCCCATACGCTACAGCTTCATCGCCGTTTAAGAAATCTAAATTGGAACTTTTAGCTTTATTGATCATCCGCTTCGCCCTCCCGAACCATCGTGATTGCATCTTTTGGGCACTCATGAGCACATAATCCACAGCCTTTGCAATAATTCATATCGATTTCGAGCTTCTCATTTTCTTTATCGATCACCCCCTCCGGACATAAAACCCAGCATAGTAGACACTTACTGCATTTTGAATGATCGATAATGGGCCTTTGCACTCTCCAGCCGGCATTGGGTTCAGTTAATATACCTGCCGCGGCGCTGGGCCCAAGAGGCATTTCTTGTAAGGACTCCGGAAATTTGAATTTCACGATCTGCGGCTTTGCCATTTATTTCTCCCCCCGAATTACCTTATAGGCATGCTCAATCGCTTTTTTATTTTTTGGGCGCAGGCTTTCAGGCATTCCCTTATCAACCGCTTTTAAAATTGAATCGATATCGATAAAGTCATTCACTGCAGCAAATGCTCCCAGCATAGCAGTATTCGCAATTGGAGAACCTAACTCTTCCATGGCGATTGTTGTCGCATCGATGGTGATCACAGTGAAGTTTCCATTAAATTTAAAACGATCCGGGCTCAACTTGGTGTTGATAAGTATTTTACCCCCGTCCTTTAACCCTTTGGTAACCTCCACCGTTTCCATAAGAGTTTCATCAAGAACCACGACATAGTCACAGGTGTACACCTGGCTGTGGTCAATAATGGGCTTGTTATCAATCCTCGTGAATCCAAGTACAGGGGCGCCTCTCCGTTCAGGACCAAACGACGGGAAAGCCTGAGCATAATTATTACCAAATACCGAAGCTGCAAGTCCCAGCAATCTCGCTGCGGTAAATCCCCCTTGTCCGCCTCTGGCATGCCATCTCACTTCAATCAATTATGTTACCTCCATTCTAGTATCCTGAGACAGAAATTCGTTTTAAATTTTATTTTACCGACAACCTTTGTCGTGGCCCGGGGGCTGGGGCAATGAGTGCCGGCAGCATCGGCCGGGTAAATTGCTTACCTCAAAGGGCGGGCTTGGACTCCGCAGTGCGCGGCGGGGTGTTTTTTTCCGCCTGGCCCCATGGAAAGACCACCGCCTTATGATGCCTAGCGAAGTGCCCCGGCCCTCGGGCCGGCTCCGGTTGAGCTAAGCCAAAATGGCCTGCGGGAGAGCAGGAGAAGAAACGGGAATTTCATTTGATGCTCTTTTCACTGTTCTTTAAATAAAGGCAGATTTTTCCCT
It includes:
- a CDS encoding 2-oxoacid:acceptor oxidoreductase family protein; protein product: MIEVRWHARGGQGGFTAARLLGLAASVFGNNYAQAFPSFGPERRGAPVLGFTRIDNKPIIDHSQVYTCDYVVVLDETLMETVEVTKGLKDGGKILINTKLSPDRFKFNGNFTVITIDATTIAMEELGSPIANTAMLGAFAAVNDFIDIDSILKAVDKGMPESLRPKNKKAIEHAYKVIRGEK
- a CDS encoding 4Fe-4S binding protein: MPLGPSAAAGILTEPNAGWRVQRPIIDHSKCSKCLLCWVLCPEGVIDKENEKLEIDMNYCKGCGLCAHECPKDAITMVREGEADDQ
- the porA gene encoding pyruvate ferredoxin oxidoreductase gives rise to the protein MINKAKSSNLDFLNGDEAVAYGAKLCRPHVIPVYPITPQTIVVERISEFVANKLMDCEYIHVESEHSAMCAAMGASLVGARAFTATSSQGLAYMHEMLHYVSGSRFPIVMMNANRTLAAPWNIFGDQRDSLAQRDTGWIQVYVENGQEALDMIIQAYVIAENDRVYTPVMVNLDGFVNTHTYELVDVPGQHEVDEFLPPFKSKNAVDFNHPRSFCMTASTEWNTEFRYQQQQAMNNAKEVIEEVDKKFGEKFGRYYGGLVEEYRCEDAEVVLVGMGSVIGTSRIVVDKLRDMSLRVGLVKLRFYRPFPMEYFKGLSTRVKAIGVIDRDISFGYEGAVASDIKSALGSSGVCPKSINFIAGIAGRDITKENIEEMYYKLFNLTKGNEEKELQFIGLRW